One segment of Phragmites australis chromosome 13, lpPhrAust1.1, whole genome shotgun sequence DNA contains the following:
- the LOC133889059 gene encoding uncharacterized protein LOC133889059: protein MAGTATATVCSMCGDVGFPDKLFQCARCRHRFQHSYCTNYYGDGAPTSAGSDMCDWCISDVAGKARWSSSTAGKQHAAGSQESGSTTCSGSGGRGKQNSGGDQETGRRASRAASRRYKLLKDVLC from the exons ATGGCcggcaccgccaccgccaccgtctgCTCCATGTGCGGCGACGTTGGCTTCCCAGACAAGCTCTTCCAGTGCGCGCGCTGCCGCCACCGCTTCCAGCACTC GTACTGCACCAACTACTACGGCGACGGCGCGCCCACCTCGGCTGGCTCCGACATGTGCGACTGGTGCATCAGCGacgtcgccgggaaggcgaggtgGTCGTCGTCTACGGCCGGGAAGCAGCATGCCGCCGGCAGCCAGGAGTCGGGGTCCACGACGTgctccggcagcggcggcagggGCAAGCAGAACAGCGGCGGGGACCAGGAGACCGGGCGGCGAGCGAGCAGGGCTGCCAGCCGCAGGTACAAGCTGCTCAAGGACGTCTTGTGTTAG
- the LOC133889067 gene encoding probable plastid-lipid-associated protein 11, chloroplastic isoform X1, whose product MAPLLSHATPQTIAPVPRGRHRLAPKPPAAAAFIRGLFPSRPPPAKADLLRLIADQRRGLDTQSDPSRLADIVSCIDALAASAPGADTVSDAAMLSGTWRLLWTTEREQLFIVRNARAFRTAAGDVLQVIDVPGGGLNNVITFPPSGAFVVNGDIEVQPPQRVNFRFTRAVLRGSNWEVPFPPFGKGWFDTIYLDDEIRVAKDIRGDYLVVERAPYSWNG is encoded by the exons ATGGCGCCACTCCTCTCCCACGCGACCCCCCAAACCATAGCACCAGTTCCACgcggccgccaccgcctcgcGCCCAAaccccccgccgccgcggcgttcatccgcggcctcttcccatcccgcccgccgccggcgAAGGCCGATCTCCTCCGCCTCATCGCCGACCAGCGCCGGGGCCTCGACACGCAGTCCGACCCCTCCCGCCTCGCCGACATCGTCTCGTGCATCGACGCGCTAGCCGCCTCTGCCCCAGGAGCCGATACCGTCTCCGACGCCGCCATGCTCTCCGGCACCTGGCGCCTCCTCTGGACCACCGAGCGGGAGCAGCTCTTCATAGTGCGCAACGCCCGCGCGTTCcgcaccgccgccggcgacgtgcTCCAGGTCATCGACGTCCCCGGTGGGGGCCTCAACAACGTAATCACCTTCCCGCCCTCCGGCGCATTCGTCGTCAACGGCGACATCGAGGTCCAGCCGCCCCAGCGAGTCAATTTTAG GTTCACTCGCGCTGTGCTGAGAGGGAGCAATTGGGAGGTCCCTTTTCCACCGTTTGGGAAAGGATG GTTTGACACTATCTATTTGGATGATGAAATCCGAGTAGCCAAGGACATAAGAGGGGATTATTTGGTTGTTGAGCGTGCTCCATATTCTTGGAATGGATAG
- the LOC133889067 gene encoding probable plastid-lipid-associated protein 11, chloroplastic isoform X2 yields the protein MAPLLSHATPQTIAPVPRGRHRLAPKPPAAAAFIRGLFPSRPPPAKADLLRLIADQRRGLDTQSDPSRLADIVSCIDALAASAPGADTVSDAAMLSGTWRLLWTTEREQLFIVRNARAFRTAAGDVLQVIDVPGGGLNNVITFPPSGAFVVNGDIEVQPPQRVNFRQVHSRCAEREQLGGPFSTVWERMV from the exons ATGGCGCCACTCCTCTCCCACGCGACCCCCCAAACCATAGCACCAGTTCCACgcggccgccaccgcctcgcGCCCAAaccccccgccgccgcggcgttcatccgcggcctcttcccatcccgcccgccgccggcgAAGGCCGATCTCCTCCGCCTCATCGCCGACCAGCGCCGGGGCCTCGACACGCAGTCCGACCCCTCCCGCCTCGCCGACATCGTCTCGTGCATCGACGCGCTAGCCGCCTCTGCCCCAGGAGCCGATACCGTCTCCGACGCCGCCATGCTCTCCGGCACCTGGCGCCTCCTCTGGACCACCGAGCGGGAGCAGCTCTTCATAGTGCGCAACGCCCGCGCGTTCcgcaccgccgccggcgacgtgcTCCAGGTCATCGACGTCCCCGGTGGGGGCCTCAACAACGTAATCACCTTCCCGCCCTCCGGCGCATTCGTCGTCAACGGCGACATCGAGGTCCAGCCGCCCCAGCGAGTCAATTTTAGGCAG GTTCACTCGCGCTGTGCTGAGAGGGAGCAATTGGGAGGTCCCTTTTCCACCGTTTGGGAAAGGATG GTTTGA